The Helianthus annuus cultivar XRQ/B chromosome 16, HanXRQr2.0-SUNRISE, whole genome shotgun sequence genome includes a window with the following:
- the LOC118488235 gene encoding uncharacterized protein Mb2253c-like: MSLAEKMKAKHVEASTDSQLVVKQYQGEYEAKDNTMAQYMAKVKEMANVFETFKLEYIPRGRNRKSDALSKLASVAFDHLAREVKVEVLTSPSISTEEVAAVENTQETWMTPIVKFLRDGTLICRNKTMFSPKG; the protein is encoded by the coding sequence ATGAGTCTGGCAGAAAAGATGAAAGCAAAACATGTGGAAGCTAGCACTGATTCACAGTTAGTAGTCAAACAATACCAAGGAGAGTATGAAGCCAAAGACAACACCATGGCTCAGTACATGGCAAAAGTAAAAGAGATGGCCAATGTATTCGAAACTTTTAAGCTGGAATACATTCCCCGAGGGAGAAACAGAAAGTCTGATGCCCTTAGTAAGCTAGCCTCAGTAGCATTCGATCACTTAGCAAGAGAAGTCAAAGTGGAAGTCCTAACCTCCCCCTCCATCAGTACAGAGGAGGTAGCTGCAGTTGAAAACACACAAGAaacatggatgacaccaattGTAAAGTTCCTCAGGGACGGGACCCTTATCTGCCGGAACAAAACAATGTTCTCTCCTAAAGGCTAA
- the LOC110897431 gene encoding uncharacterized protein LOC110897431 isoform X2, with product MVTTLIEDSCDDSVCRVETVMKTYDVEKVNGSEKTELLLENTEAVEVQIPSMEEIVEVVEDDKISPIVVMENAEVLSSEDNAAESVNKAVELWPMEEIVEAIEDDKISPIVVIENAEVLSSKDNVAAVELRPIEEIVEAIEDDKMSPIVVMENAEVLTPIVVMENAEVLKSEDDDVAESVKEAAEHVLEIEATNNDPFVRASEGIINDGEQTQILVKEGTVMDHVKLSFPATFVRLELNIPFGSFGQSGDKTSVLKDSNPETEPECFAEVVDDIEDGQRDGQRVGVSVHVQTEEMELPSYCFVVKNPGYEDEKLNQQIKNAELELDEKRRCKDAISDELHLKLESILFHNEAFHTKNMELRAARQLIKSKRHQIDHAERLINKIKNAITVKDIDSKISKAEHIIKNGTPCLEDEKRFAREIKQLKSLRAQLALNMGSPDEIQQKDQIEELIKKLNAELKTLKDDVSKAQVVSYIIRRKYLEELEMVKELRVQFVAAEESRKEASMCLQSLKKQLNDKVESFLGKWDTDEEFRTDYISRRNMVATYDIPSCVFPNDSDPKVVNSSGPTLDEIETVINLETLETIKIVELSDSTDDSDPKVTSKPGPTPDEIEPVSGINLETLQTVKSVEERHSDGPIKENVFGEVEQVMKTEEPTEPNEIIEIKENEETNELVKEEIEVMLKEKILLEKKMKANEAHERKKQNAKKAPTRAEMKAQQEAQQQEKRRLKRLKKKEKKQAAQERKRAARDAAINSIDDVVVAESNKSKEVENTNGKSSVVAVAIRNQKWWRHWGSMVITVVVLLLSVFSLLQ from the exons ATGGTGACGACGTTAATCGAGGACAGTTGTGATGACAGTGTATGCAGGGTTGAAACTGTTATGAAAACCTATGATGTGGAGAAGGTGAACGGATCGGAAAAGACTGAGTTACTGTTGGAAAACACTGAAGCTGTTGAAGTTCAAATTCCGTCGATGGAGGAGATCGTTGAGGTAGTTGAAGATGATAAGATATCTCCAATAGTTGTTATGGAGAATGCTGAAGTTTTGAGCTCGGAAGACAACGCAGCAGAATCAGTCAATAAGGCTGTAGAACTTTGGCCGATGGAGGAGATTGTTGAGGCGATTGAAGATGATAAGATATCTCCAATTGTGGTTATAGAGAATGCTGAAGTTTTGAGCTCGAAAGACAATGTTGCGGCTGTAGAACTTCGACCGATTGAGGAGATTGTTGAGGCGATTGAAGATGATAAGATGTCTCCAATAGTTGTTATGGAGAATGCTGAAGTTTTGACTCCAATAGTTGTTATGGAGAATGCTGAAGTTTTGAAGTCGGAAGACGATGATGTAGCAGAATCTGTTAAAGAGGCTGCTGAACATGTGTTGGAGATAGAAGCTACCAACAATGATCCATTCGTGAGGGCATCGGAGGGTATAATCAATGATGGTGAACAAACACAAATTTTAGTTAAGGAAGGTACTGTTATGGATCACGTTAAATTAAGTTTCCCTGCCACATTTGTGAGGCTTGAACTTAATATTCCATTTGGTTCATTCGGTCAATCGGGTGACAAAACTAGTGTGTTGAAAGACTCGAACCCTGAGACTGAACCGGAATGTTTTGCTGAGGTTGTTGATGACATAGAGGATGGTCAACGGGACGGTCAAAGGGTCGGGGTTTCTGTTCATGTTCAGACTGAGGAGATGGAGCTTCCATCGTATTGCTTTGTGGTTAAAAATCCAGGATACGAAGATGAAAAGCTAAACCAGCAGATTAAAAATGCTGAGCTGGAGCTTGACGAGAAGAGGAGGTGTAAAGATGCGATTTCGGATGAACTTCACTTAAAATTG GAAAGTATATTGTTCCATAATGAGGCATTCCATACTAAAAACATGGAGTTAAGGGCTGCAAGACAATTAATCAAATCAAAGAGGCACCAAATAGACCATGCTGAACGCCTCATCAACAAAATCAAGAATGCCATTACAGTTAAAGATATCGATAGCAAG ATATCTAAAGCGGAACATATTATAAAGAATGGAACACCGTGCTTAGAAGATGAAAAACGGTTCGCTCGTGAAATCAAACAGTTGAAGAGTTTGCGCGCTCAACTAGCTTTAAACATGGGTAGCCCTGATGAAATTCAGCAAAAAGACCAAATAGAGGAGCTTATAAAG AAATTAAACGCGGAACTGAAAACCTTAAAAGATGATGTTTCAAAAGCTCAAGTGGTTAGCTATATAATAAGGAGAAAATACCTTGAGGAGCTTGAAATGGTAAAGGAACTACGGGTCCAATTCGTCGCTGCTGAGGAATCTCGCAAAGAAGCATCtatgtgtttacaaagtttgaaGAAACAATTAAATGATAAG gtGGAGAGCTTTTTGGGTAAATGGGATACAGATGAAGAATTTAGGACAGACTACATTAGCCGGCGCAATATGGTTGCAACATATGATATACCTTCATGTGTGTTCCCGAATGATTCGGACCCAAAGGTTGTCAACAGTTCAGGACCCACCTTAGATGAAATAGAAACCGTTATAAATCTAGAAACACTGGAAACAATTAAAATTGTTGAACTAAGTGATTCAACAGATGATTCGGACCCAAAGGTTACCAGCAAGCCGGGACCCACACCAGATGAAATAGAACCCGTGTCCGGTATTAATTTAGAAACACTTCAAACAGTTAAATCTGTTGAAGAACGACACTCGGATGGTCCGATTAAGGAGAATGTATTTGGGGAAGTTGAACAAGTGATGAAAACCGAAGAACCTACCGAACCAAATGAGATAATAGAGATTAAAGAAAATGAAGAAACAAATGAATTAGTGAAAGAAGAGATTGAGGTTatgttgaaagaaaaaattcTGTTGGAGAAAAAGATGAAAGCAAATGAGGCCCATGAAAGGAAGAAACAAAATGCTAAAAAGGCCCCCACACGGGCTGAGATGAAGGCCCAACAGGAAGCCCAACAGCAAGAAAAG AGGAGATTAAAGCGATTGAAAAAGAAGGAAAAGAAGCAGGCAGCTCAGGAAAGGAAGCGGGCAGCTAGAGATGCCGCCATCAACAGCATTGATGATGTAGTCGTCGCGGAGTCAAACAAGTCAAAGGAGGTTGAAAACACAAACGGAAAATCTTCGGTGGTGGCTGTGGCAATCAGAAACCAGAAATGGTGGCGGCATTGGGGAAGTATGGTGATCACTGTTGTCGTTCTACTTTTATCGGTTTTTTCACTTCTCCAGTAG
- the LOC110897431 gene encoding uncharacterized protein LOC110897431 isoform X1 has translation MTSLNRSSPNLRKTCGRFRMVTTLIEDSCDDSVCRVETVMKTYDVEKVNGSEKTELLLENTEAVEVQIPSMEEIVEVVEDDKISPIVVMENAEVLSSEDNAAESVNKAVELWPMEEIVEAIEDDKISPIVVIENAEVLSSKDNVAAVELRPIEEIVEAIEDDKMSPIVVMENAEVLTPIVVMENAEVLKSEDDDVAESVKEAAEHVLEIEATNNDPFVRASEGIINDGEQTQILVKEGTVMDHVKLSFPATFVRLELNIPFGSFGQSGDKTSVLKDSNPETEPECFAEVVDDIEDGQRDGQRVGVSVHVQTEEMELPSYCFVVKNPGYEDEKLNQQIKNAELELDEKRRCKDAISDELHLKLESILFHNEAFHTKNMELRAARQLIKSKRHQIDHAERLINKIKNAITVKDIDSKISKAEHIIKNGTPCLEDEKRFAREIKQLKSLRAQLALNMGSPDEIQQKDQIEELIKKLNAELKTLKDDVSKAQVVSYIIRRKYLEELEMVKELRVQFVAAEESRKEASMCLQSLKKQLNDKVESFLGKWDTDEEFRTDYISRRNMVATYDIPSCVFPNDSDPKVVNSSGPTLDEIETVINLETLETIKIVELSDSTDDSDPKVTSKPGPTPDEIEPVSGINLETLQTVKSVEERHSDGPIKENVFGEVEQVMKTEEPTEPNEIIEIKENEETNELVKEEIEVMLKEKILLEKKMKANEAHERKKQNAKKAPTRAEMKAQQEAQQQEKRRLKRLKKKEKKQAAQERKRAARDAAINSIDDVVVAESNKSKEVENTNGKSSVVAVAIRNQKWWRHWGSMVITVVVLLLSVFSLLQ, from the exons ATGACGAGCCTGAACCGAAGCTCACCGAATCTAAG AAAAACCTGTGGTCGGTTCAGAATGGTGACGACGTTAATCGAGGACAGTTGTGATGACAGTGTATGCAGGGTTGAAACTGTTATGAAAACCTATGATGTGGAGAAGGTGAACGGATCGGAAAAGACTGAGTTACTGTTGGAAAACACTGAAGCTGTTGAAGTTCAAATTCCGTCGATGGAGGAGATCGTTGAGGTAGTTGAAGATGATAAGATATCTCCAATAGTTGTTATGGAGAATGCTGAAGTTTTGAGCTCGGAAGACAACGCAGCAGAATCAGTCAATAAGGCTGTAGAACTTTGGCCGATGGAGGAGATTGTTGAGGCGATTGAAGATGATAAGATATCTCCAATTGTGGTTATAGAGAATGCTGAAGTTTTGAGCTCGAAAGACAATGTTGCGGCTGTAGAACTTCGACCGATTGAGGAGATTGTTGAGGCGATTGAAGATGATAAGATGTCTCCAATAGTTGTTATGGAGAATGCTGAAGTTTTGACTCCAATAGTTGTTATGGAGAATGCTGAAGTTTTGAAGTCGGAAGACGATGATGTAGCAGAATCTGTTAAAGAGGCTGCTGAACATGTGTTGGAGATAGAAGCTACCAACAATGATCCATTCGTGAGGGCATCGGAGGGTATAATCAATGATGGTGAACAAACACAAATTTTAGTTAAGGAAGGTACTGTTATGGATCACGTTAAATTAAGTTTCCCTGCCACATTTGTGAGGCTTGAACTTAATATTCCATTTGGTTCATTCGGTCAATCGGGTGACAAAACTAGTGTGTTGAAAGACTCGAACCCTGAGACTGAACCGGAATGTTTTGCTGAGGTTGTTGATGACATAGAGGATGGTCAACGGGACGGTCAAAGGGTCGGGGTTTCTGTTCATGTTCAGACTGAGGAGATGGAGCTTCCATCGTATTGCTTTGTGGTTAAAAATCCAGGATACGAAGATGAAAAGCTAAACCAGCAGATTAAAAATGCTGAGCTGGAGCTTGACGAGAAGAGGAGGTGTAAAGATGCGATTTCGGATGAACTTCACTTAAAATTG GAAAGTATATTGTTCCATAATGAGGCATTCCATACTAAAAACATGGAGTTAAGGGCTGCAAGACAATTAATCAAATCAAAGAGGCACCAAATAGACCATGCTGAACGCCTCATCAACAAAATCAAGAATGCCATTACAGTTAAAGATATCGATAGCAAG ATATCTAAAGCGGAACATATTATAAAGAATGGAACACCGTGCTTAGAAGATGAAAAACGGTTCGCTCGTGAAATCAAACAGTTGAAGAGTTTGCGCGCTCAACTAGCTTTAAACATGGGTAGCCCTGATGAAATTCAGCAAAAAGACCAAATAGAGGAGCTTATAAAG AAATTAAACGCGGAACTGAAAACCTTAAAAGATGATGTTTCAAAAGCTCAAGTGGTTAGCTATATAATAAGGAGAAAATACCTTGAGGAGCTTGAAATGGTAAAGGAACTACGGGTCCAATTCGTCGCTGCTGAGGAATCTCGCAAAGAAGCATCtatgtgtttacaaagtttgaaGAAACAATTAAATGATAAG gtGGAGAGCTTTTTGGGTAAATGGGATACAGATGAAGAATTTAGGACAGACTACATTAGCCGGCGCAATATGGTTGCAACATATGATATACCTTCATGTGTGTTCCCGAATGATTCGGACCCAAAGGTTGTCAACAGTTCAGGACCCACCTTAGATGAAATAGAAACCGTTATAAATCTAGAAACACTGGAAACAATTAAAATTGTTGAACTAAGTGATTCAACAGATGATTCGGACCCAAAGGTTACCAGCAAGCCGGGACCCACACCAGATGAAATAGAACCCGTGTCCGGTATTAATTTAGAAACACTTCAAACAGTTAAATCTGTTGAAGAACGACACTCGGATGGTCCGATTAAGGAGAATGTATTTGGGGAAGTTGAACAAGTGATGAAAACCGAAGAACCTACCGAACCAAATGAGATAATAGAGATTAAAGAAAATGAAGAAACAAATGAATTAGTGAAAGAAGAGATTGAGGTTatgttgaaagaaaaaattcTGTTGGAGAAAAAGATGAAAGCAAATGAGGCCCATGAAAGGAAGAAACAAAATGCTAAAAAGGCCCCCACACGGGCTGAGATGAAGGCCCAACAGGAAGCCCAACAGCAAGAAAAG AGGAGATTAAAGCGATTGAAAAAGAAGGAAAAGAAGCAGGCAGCTCAGGAAAGGAAGCGGGCAGCTAGAGATGCCGCCATCAACAGCATTGATGATGTAGTCGTCGCGGAGTCAAACAAGTCAAAGGAGGTTGAAAACACAAACGGAAAATCTTCGGTGGTGGCTGTGGCAATCAGAAACCAGAAATGGTGGCGGCATTGGGGAAGTATGGTGATCACTGTTGTCGTTCTACTTTTATCGGTTTTTTCACTTCTCCAGTAG